Proteins encoded by one window of Sorex araneus isolate mSorAra2 chromosome 3, mSorAra2.pri, whole genome shotgun sequence:
- the LRRC3C gene encoding leucine-rich repeat-containing protein 3C: MLTPAAHLLPLLLAIGAGRAVPSPRAPPQGCYVAEEAGEQTFRCSQAGLSTVPVGIPNDTRKLYLDANRLVSVPAGAFQHLAALEELDLSQNVLAHLSGAAFQGLAGTLRLLDLSANQLASLPVEAFAGLQVQVNLSANPWHCDCALQEVLRRVRLAPGTAAGIVCGPGARPDLVGQEFVPLAGEEELCGPGRAGAPRNTDVALLVVMGGWLVLVGAYLAHYVWQNRDETRCPVKRAPAPPVRSEDSSTLSTVL; this comes from the coding sequence ATGCTCACCCCTGCCGCCCACCTTCTGCCCCTCCTGCTGGCAATAGGCGCCGGGAGGGCTGTGCCCAGCCCCCGGGCACCTCCCCAGGGCTGCTACGTGGCCGAAGAAGCGGGTGAGCAGACGTTCCGCTGCAGCCAGGCCGGCCTGAGCACCGTGCCCGTCGGCATCCCCAACGACACCCGCAAGCTCTACCTGGATGCCAACCGGCTGGTGTCCGTGCCAGCGGGAGCCTTCCAGCACCTGGCTGCCCTGGAGGAGCTGGACCTATCTCAGAACGTCCTTGCCCACCTCTCCGGGGCCGCCTTCCAGGGCCTGGCAGGCACGCTGCGCCTTCTCGACCTCTCGGCCAACCAGCTGGCCTCGCTGCCCGTGGAGGCCTTCGCTGGGCTGCAGGTCCAAGTGAACCTGTCTGCCAACCCCTGGCACTGTGACTGTGccctccaggaggtgctcaggcgGGTGAGGCTGGCTCCGGGCACAGCGGCGGGCATCGTGTGCGGCCCGGGGGCCCGACCAGACCTGGTGGGGCAGGAGTTTGTGCCACTGGCCGGGGAGGAGGAGCTGTgtgggccggggcgggccggggccccGCGGAACACTGACGTGGCCCTGCTGGTCGTCATGGGGGGCTGGCTGGTGCTAGTGGGGGCCTACCTGGCCCACTATGTGTGGCAGAACCGCGACGAGACCCGGTGCCCCGTGAAgcgggccccggccccgcccgtgCGCTCAGAGGACTCCTCCACCCTCAGCACAGTGCTCTGA
- the GSDMA gene encoding LOW QUALITY PROTEIN: gasdermin-A (The sequence of the model RefSeq protein was modified relative to this genomic sequence to represent the inferred CDS: deleted 1 base in 1 codon), whose translation MTLFENVTRALARQLNPRGDLTPLDSLIDFQRFHPFCLVLRKRKSTLFWGARYVRTDYTLLDVLKPGCSPSDPMDSGKFGFKNMLDARVEGDVDVPKTVKVSGTAGVSRNSTLEVQTLSVSPKALETMQQERKLTAEHPFLKEVRSRGENLYVVMEVVETVQEVTLERAGKAEGAFSLPFFAPLGLQGSINHKEAITIPKGCILAFRVRQLMVKGKDEWDIPHIYNDNMQTFPPGDRPDEEKITLIQASDVGEAHEDFKTLQEEVRRECQEVQKLSAAGRGSLLSSLSKLLGKKQELQDLEQTLEGALDKGHEVSLEALPRDVLLSKEAMGAVLYFLGALTELSEVQQKLLVKSVEKKILPVQLKLVETTLGHNFHEDKEGVFPLQPELLSSLGEDELTLTEALVGLSGLEVQRSGPEYTWDPDSLPHLCALYAGLSLLQLLTKTA comes from the exons ATGACCTTGTTTGAAAATGTCACCCGGGCCCTGGCCAGACAGCTGAACCCTCGAGGGGACCTGACGCCTCTCGACAGCCTCATCGACTTCCAGCGCTTCCACCCGTTCTGCCTGGtgctgaggaagaggaagagtacACTCTTCTGG GGGGCCCGCTACGTCCGCACCGACTACACCCTCCTGGATGTGCTGAAGCCCGGCTGCTCGCCCTCAG ACCCCATGGACTCCGGGAAATTTGGCTTTAAGAACATGCTGGATGCCCGAGTGGAGGGAGATGTGGATGTGCCAAAGACGGTGAAGGTGTCGGGGACTGCGGGGGTGTCCCGCAACAGCACCCTGGAGGTACAGACGCTCAGCGTGTCCCCCAAGGCCCTGGAGACCATGCAGCAGGAAAG GAAGCTGACAGCTGAGCACCCGTTCCTGAAGGAGGTGCGGAGCCGAGGCGAGAACCTCTACGTGGTGATGGAGGTGGTGGAGACGGTGCAGGAGGTCACCCTGGAGAGAGCCGGCAAGGCCGAGGGGGCCTTCTCCCTCCCGTTCTTCGCGCCCTTGGGATTACAG GGGTCCATCAACCACAAGGAGGCTATCACCATCCCCAAGGGCTGTATCCTGGCCTTCCGAGTGAGACAGCTGATGGTCAAAGGCAAAGATGAATGGG ATATTCCACACATCTACAACGATAACATGCAAACCTTCCCGCCCGGAG ACAGGCCGGACGAGGAGAAGATCACCC tTATCCAGGCATCAGATGTGG GGGAGGCCCACGAGGACTTCAAGACGCTCCAAGAAGAGGTGCGGAGAGAATGCCAGGAGGTGCAGAAGCTGAGCGCGGCCGGGAGAGGCTCCCTGCTCAGCTCCCTCAGCAAACTCCTGGGGAAGAAGCAGGAGCTGCAGGACCTGGAGCAGACG CTCGAAGGGGCGCTAGACAAAGGGCATGAAGTGAGCCTGGAGGCCCTCCCCAGAGACGTCCTGCTCTCCAAGGAGGCCATGGGCGCTGTCCTCTACTTCCTCGGCGCTCTGACAG AGCTAAGTGAAGTCCAACAGAAGTTGTTGGTAAAATCTGTGGAGAAAAAGATCCTACCTGTGCAGCTGAAACTG GTGGAGACCACATTGGGACACAATTTCCATGAGGACAAAGAGGGGGTCTTCCCTCTGCAGCCAGAGCTCCTGTCCTCGCTTGGGGAGGATGAACTAACCCTGACCGAAGCCCTAGTGGGGTTGAGCGGCCTGGAGGTGCAGAGATCAGGCCCTGAGTACACGTGGGACCCAGACTCCCTGCCACACCTTTGCGCCCTGTATGCTGGCCTCTCTCTCCTGCAGTTGCTGACCAAGACGGCCTAA